DNA from Polaribacter sp. NJDZ03:
CTGCAGATAAAGAAGACGAAATGCAGCGTTTTGTAAAAGGAGAAACGCAAATTATGGTTGCTACTACTGTAATAGAAGTGGGTGTAAATGTGCCCAATGCCAGTGTAATGATTATTGAAAGCTCAGAACGTTTTGGGTTATCTCAATTACATCAATTAAGAGGAAGAGTTGGTAGAGGTGCAGACCAAAGTTATTGTATTTTACTATCTGGTTATAAACTTTCTGAAGAAGGAAAAACACGTTTAAAAACCATGGTAGATACTACAGACGGTTTTAAAATAGCTGAGGTAGATTTAAAATTACGGGGACCAGGTAATTTAATGGGTACCCAACAAAGTGGTGTTTTAAATCTTAAAATTGCCGATGTTGTAAAGGATTCTAAAATTTTAGTTGCCGCTAGAAATACAGCAATTGCTGTTTTGCAAGAAGATGGTAATTTATCGCAACCGGCAAATATCAATATTAAAAAAGCATATGTAGAGATGTCTAAAAACTCTAAAATTTGGAGTGAAATTAGTTAGTCTTTAATTTGCTTAGTTAAACGTTAAACTGCCGTTATAGTGGTTTTTAAATATTGTTTTTTTATATTTGTTATCGTTTGTTTTAATCTTAAAAAAAATGAAAATATGGGCTTTTATAATAAAGTAAAATGGGTTCTTGGAATTTTAATGATTTTTATACTAATTATTGCTACCAATTTAATTGATAGAAATAATTTTGTAAGAATTAAAGATTCTTTAGAAGCTATTTATAAAGATAGGCTAATTGCTAAAGACTTAATTTTTAAAATATCTAAATCTGTTCAAGAAAAAGAATTGGCAGCAGCTAAATTAGATTCTACTTTCTTTTTAGGTAGAAATAAACAAGTAAATAGTGATATTGAAACAGCTATTACTTCTTTTGAAGGAACAAAATTAACCACAAAAGAAGCTAAAGTTTTTAATGATTTTAAAAATAATTTGGCAGTTTTAACAAAATTAGAAGACTCTAAACCTTTTAAAAAAAGTTCTTATAATAGCAATATCTTAAGTGTAAAAGAAAACTTATATGAATTGTCTGAAATTCAAATGAATGAAGGCAAAAGACAAATGTCTATAAGTAAAAGGGCAATAGATTCAATAGAACTTTTTACACAACTAGAAATATATGTGTTGATTTTTTTAGCTGTTATAGTCCAGATTATTGTAATTTATAAACCTAGAGAAAGGTAAGAAGACTCAATTTTAAATTTTGTATACTTCAATATTTTTTTAAGTACATTTATATTAATCCTTTTTTTTGAGTAAAATTAAATAGTAATAAGAAAAACAAATACCTATTGCAACCATACCAACTCCAATAAGAATTGGTGAATTGTATGCATAACCATAGGTAATTGGCAACCCACCGAAAAAAGCCCCCATCGTATTTCCTAAATTAAAACTAGACTGACCTCCGGCAGCAGCAATACTTTCTGAACCTTCAGCAGAATCTATTAAAAGCATTTGTATTGGAGATGAACAACTAAATGCAGCAACACCAGTAATAAATGCCATTAAATAACTCATAAACGGTATGTGTGCGGTAAAATAGATAGTAATTAAACAGAGCATCATAAATATAAAGGAAACGGTTACCGTTTTTTGAGGTGTAATGATATCAGATAACTTTCCACCTAATAGGTTTCCTATAAGCATTCCTAAGCCAACCAAAACCATTACATACGGAATAGAGTCTTCATTAACCTTGGTAATTTCTGTCATTAAAGGAGCTATATAGCTTAACCAAGTAAATAAACCACCGGTTCCTATAGAAACCATACCAATAATAACCCAAGCTTTTTTTGTTTTAAAATAACGCAATTGACTTTTCTTACTAACTTGTGAAAGCGGTTGCATTTTAGGGATCCAGAAATAAATAGAAATCATGGATAATAAACCAAATAGACTTATTATTAAATATGTGTATCTCCAAGAAAAATGATGCCCAATATAAGTACCTAAAGGAACTCCAAGAAGGTTTGCAATGGTCATACCGGTAACCATTATGGCAATTGCCTGTGCTTTTTTACCAGGATCAGCAAATTTAGCAGCCACTACAGAACCTACACCAAAAAAAGCACCATGTGGCAAGCCAGACATAAATCTAGAAACAAGTAAAAGTGAATATATTGGAGAGACCGCAAATAATAGGTTAAAAACAGCAAATAGTAGCATTAGAAATATTAATACTTTTCTAGGCGAATACTTAGCGGTAAATAGCACTAGAATAGGAGAACCAATAACAACGCCTAAAGCGTACAAAGAAATCAAATGCCCTGCCGAAGGAATATCAATATTTAAGTCTTTTGCAATATCAGGCAAAATACCCATCATTGTAAATTCTGTCATTCCTATGGCAAAAGTTCCTATAGCTAATGATAATAAACTCTTTTTAATCATATAATTTTTTTGATACCTTTAAAAGTTGGTAAAAGTACTATTTGTTATAGTACTAAAAAACATCAAATAGGATAGATTTATAAACATTTTTAATGTTATTTTATATTCTTAAAAAAGTTTAAATATGCAATAGCAATAAAGAATATTTAATTGTTTTTTCTATTTAATTAGAAACTACTTTTAACCCAATAATAGAAAATATTAAAGTAGAAAGAAAAAATAGTCGCCAAAAAGTTGCGGGTTCTTTAAAAATAAGAATTCCCATTAACACCGTTCCAACTGCACCTATTCCTGTCCAAACGGCATAAGCTGTTCCAATTGGTAACTCTTGTGTTGCCTTTAAAAGTAGAAGCATACTAATAGATAAACACAGCAAAAAGCCAATATACCAATAGGTGGTTTCTGCTCCGGTACTTTCTTTTGCTTTGCCTAAACAAGCAGCAAAAGCAACTTCAAAAAGTCCGGCTATAATTAATAGTATCCAATTCATTTATAATGTATTATTTTTATGCAACTTTAATGTTTTATGTCTTTTTTTAATAAAAATGTAAATTTAAATATATTTAATTTAGACCAACTTTAAATCTTAGTAAACTTCTAACAAATTCCATTTCGTCATTCTTTTTAAAGTGTCTATCTTTATCGGCTGTAATTAGTCACTTATTTAATGGAACTGTACAAAGAAAATCAACTAAAAGTATACAACTCTTTAACCAAATCTAAAGAGAATTTTAAAACCATAACAGACGGATACGTAGGTATGTATGTTTGTGGTCCAACCGTTTATAGCAACGCACATTTAGGAAATGTTAGAACCTTTATGTTTTTTGATGTTGTGTATCGTTATTTATTGCATTTAGGCTATAAAGTGCGTTATGTGCGTAATATAACCGATGCAGGGCATTTAGAAAATGATGCAGACGAAGGGGAAGACAAAATTGCTGTAAAAGCACGTTTAGAACAAATTGAACCGATGGAAGTTGTACAACGTTACACGGTAGATTTTCATGATGTTTTAAAAAACTATAATTTTTTACCACCAAGTATAGAGCCAACTGCCACAGGTCATATTGTAGAGCAGATAGAAATGATTAAAGAAATCATAGAAAAAGGTTTTGGATATGAAGTAAATGGTTCTGTCTATTTTGATGTACATGAGTATAACAAAAAAGAAAATTACGGAATTCTCTCTGGTAGAAAAGTAGAAGATTTATTACATAATACCAGAACTTTAGACGGACAATCTGATAAGAAAAATCCACAAGATTTTGCACTTTGGAAAAAAGCGGATGAAAAGCATATAATGCGTTGGCCTTCTCCTTGGAGTGATGGTTTCCCAGGTTGGCATTTAGAATGTTCTGTAATGAGTACAAAATATTTAGGCGAAAGTTTTGATATTCATGGAGGTGGAATGGATTTAAAATTTCCGCATCACGAATGTGAAATTGCACAATCTAAAACATGTAGCGGTGTAACTCCTGTAAATTATTGGATGCACACAAATATGCTTTCTTTAAACGGACAGAGAATGGCTAAATCTACCGGAAATTTTATTTTACCAAATGAAATTTTAACTGGAGAAAACAACATTTTACCAAAACCATTTTCTGCAAGTGTTGTTCGTTTCTTTAACATGCAAGCTAATTATAGAAGTATTTTAGATTTTTCTGGAGATG
Protein-coding regions in this window:
- a CDS encoding MCP four helix bundle domain-containing protein gives rise to the protein MGFYNKVKWVLGILMIFILIIATNLIDRNNFVRIKDSLEAIYKDRLIAKDLIFKISKSVQEKELAAAKLDSTFFLGRNKQVNSDIETAITSFEGTKLTTKEAKVFNDFKNNLAVLTKLEDSKPFKKSSYNSNILSVKENLYELSEIQMNEGKRQMSISKRAIDSIELFTQLEIYVLIFLAVIVQIIVIYKPRER
- a CDS encoding MFS transporter; amino-acid sequence: MIKKSLLSLAIGTFAIGMTEFTMMGILPDIAKDLNIDIPSAGHLISLYALGVVIGSPILVLFTAKYSPRKVLIFLMLLFAVFNLLFAVSPIYSLLLVSRFMSGLPHGAFFGVGSVVAAKFADPGKKAQAIAIMVTGMTIANLLGVPLGTYIGHHFSWRYTYLIISLFGLLSMISIYFWIPKMQPLSQVSKKSQLRYFKTKKAWVIIGMVSIGTGGLFTWLSYIAPLMTEITKVNEDSIPYVMVLVGLGMLIGNLLGGKLSDIITPQKTVTVSFIFMMLCLITIYFTAHIPFMSYLMAFITGVAAFSCSSPIQMLLIDSAEGSESIAAAGGQSSFNLGNTMGAFFGGLPITYGYAYNSPILIGVGMVAIGICFSYYYLILLKKKD
- a CDS encoding multidrug efflux SMR transporter, with amino-acid sequence MNWILLIIAGLFEVAFAACLGKAKESTGAETTYWYIGFLLCLSISMLLLLKATQELPIGTAYAVWTGIGAVGTVLMGILIFKEPATFWRLFFLSTLIFSIIGLKVVSN
- the cysS gene encoding cysteine--tRNA ligase; translation: MELYKENQLKVYNSLTKSKENFKTITDGYVGMYVCGPTVYSNAHLGNVRTFMFFDVVYRYLLHLGYKVRYVRNITDAGHLENDADEGEDKIAVKARLEQIEPMEVVQRYTVDFHDVLKNYNFLPPSIEPTATGHIVEQIEMIKEIIEKGFGYEVNGSVYFDVHEYNKKENYGILSGRKVEDLLHNTRTLDGQSDKKNPQDFALWKKADEKHIMRWPSPWSDGFPGWHLECSVMSTKYLGESFDIHGGGMDLKFPHHECEIAQSKTCSGVTPVNYWMHTNMLSLNGQRMAKSTGNFILPNEILTGENNILPKPFSASVVRFFNMQANYRSILDFSGDALEASEKGHAKLMEAVNFLDKIVAGKTSTFNVQDWKKACYAAMNDDFNTPMLIPQLFEAVKVINQIKEHKASLTAEDLAEFKTTINAFVFDVLGLMNENSQDNSEKINGVVELLIKLRKEARENKDWALSDQIRDELITLGIQLKDGKEGTTFLIN